From one Plasmodium chabaudi chabaudi strain AS genome assembly, chromosome: 4 genomic stretch:
- a CDS encoding RING finger protein RNF1, putative, with product MNYLEASLNENIEISTDDSETEINAEVLGNKHINDNITNETDSIVDVSNKNYSFDQTSDEQEIQNEFSELSEEKNEDSVDINSNPICNHRHILYSPENCEETNTSNLEEIEGELLPLKMEMENNNNICNPIYDEINGNTVDSVNDPSNNDKTSNNAMGCSDDHENSKDIIYTTCNICLDVMDKTILNDHLYAHMLACDREPNRENFEHRKNIINLDAFALKDKKNNNNSDELLNNDVDENNKLSIIYNYNTNIEELKKNINKSLSRNKGKGNQIIRDPSNNNAIANNKNTSSEDINEIQKKKAIRFIAPGNDTLIDNYLSLIKESFSTIFYNPDAPSSIKSNVNDNNLYHGINKDICRNIVNSIYSMMNCLKASINKIKNIPDTCINNINNDIGSYVNKAMDCIMKEINNISKKNMSNTSTNETIDTEVLNKKLNKIYKKLHNIYKKINSALQNCQNNLTNINNSSKDTTPPPIACNDNINGTNNRSNRSNIVSNDNENNINISNDSNREDIFSNENINRNFINSSNVHHFNNSVNFYNHNSFNERRRVNDMNYLYSNLVHKYPYICENPLFSHFDNNTNNIWPIRRVTNTITHNIQSNSINTNTTTNIPTINNANDMNSVNSTSNIDRNTWGNLANNYESFGIIDPRMNNNLLLVERTHNRHNINGYASNNTINRSYNNNRNDRENYASGYNNDRNIRNTVNRNNINCNNSINVNRTTLVNNVGSTNRNNNTTSYVFNGNNNGRTVNYVIRNSNNHNISNNTDRMPHNYLGRNIIVEQVLTINHEDNGNINTNLRVNNNILYNERVQNENINQNTYHSTVLKEKIDFLVVPFDIEKNKNNNLKLCSICYENYKHNEPLIFLPCTHNFHKECIIEWINKKLTCPICKIDIKSF from the coding sequence ATGAATTATTTGGAAGCAAgtttaaatgaaaacatTGAAATATCCACTGATGATAGTGAAACTGAAATTAATGCAGAAGTTTTGGGAAATAAACATATCAACGACAATATAACTAATGAAACGGACTCAATCGTTGAtgtttcaaataaaaattattcatttgACCAAACGAGTGATGAACAAGAAATTCAAAATGAGTTTTCTGAATTAAGcgaagaaaaaaacgaagATAGTGTAGACATAAATTCAAATCCCATATGTAATCATagacatatattatattctcCGGAAAACTGTGAGGAAACAAATACATCAAATTTAGAAGAAATCGAAGGTGAATTACTTCctttaaaaatggaaatggaaaataataataatatttgcaATCCTATTTATGATGAAATTAATGGCAATACTGTTGACAGCGTAAATGATCCGtctaataatgataaaaccTCAAATAATGCTATGGGTTGTAGCGATGATCATGAAAATAGCAaggatattatatatacaacatgtaatatatgtttagaTGTAATGGACAAAACAATTTTGAATGATCATTTATATGCACACATGCTAGCATGCGATAGAGAACCAAATAGAGAAAATTTTGAacatagaaaaaatattataaaccTCGATGCATTTGCACtgaaagataaaaaaaataacaataattcagatgaattattaaataatgatgttgatgagaataataaattatctattatttataattacaaTACAAATATTGAAGAactaaagaaaaatataaataaatcattGAGTCGTAATAAAGGAAAGGGTAATCAAATTATTCGAGATCCATCAAACAATAATGCAATTGCTAACAACAAAAATACAAGTTCAgaagatataaatgaaatacaaaaaaaaaaagcaattCGGTTCATTGCGCCCGGAAATGACACCCTAATTGATAACTATTTATCTCTTATAAAAGAATCATTTtctactattttttataatccaGATGCGCCATCAAGTATTAAAAGTAATGTTAATgacaataatttatatcatgGCATAAATAAAGACATTTGTAGAAATATTGttaatagtatatattCCATGATGAATTGCTTAAAGGcaagtataaataaaattaaaaatatacctGATACttgtattaataatataaacaatgaTATAGGAAGTTATGTGAATAAGGCAATGGATTGTATAATGAAAgagataaataatatatcgaagaaaaatatgtctAATACAAGTACTAATGAAACTATTGATACTGAAgtattaaacaaaaaattaaataaaatatacaaaaaattacataatatatataaaaaaataaattctgCATTACAAAATtgtcaaaataatttaactaatattaataattcttCAAAGGACACTACCCCTCCCCCTATTGCTtgtaatgataatataaatggtaCCAATAACAGAAGTAATAGAAGCAATATTGTTAGtaatgataatgaaaataacatAAACATAAGTAATGATAGCAATAGAgaagatatattttcaaatgaaaatataaatagaaattttataaattcctCAAATGTACatcattttaataattctgtaaatttttataatcacAATTCTTTTAACGAAAGAAGAAGGGTGAATgatatgaattatttatactcAAATTTAGTACATAAATATCCTTATATTTGTGAAAATCCATTATTTTCccattttgataataacacaaataatatttggCCTATAAGAAGAGTAACAAACACCATTACGCATAATATTCAATCAAATAGCATAAATACAAACACTACTACGAACATTCCAACCATAAATAATGCAAACGATATGAACAGTGTAAATAGTACTAGTAATATAGATAGAAACACATGGGGGAATTTAGCTAATAATTATGAGTCATTCGGTATTATAGATCCTCGCATGaacaataatttattattagtaGAAAGAACACATAATCGACACAATATTAATGGTTACGCAAGTAATAATACTATTAATAGAtcctataataataacagaAATGATAGAGAAAATTACGCCAGTGGTTATAACAATGATAGAAACATAAGAAATACCGTTAACAGaaacaatataaattgTAACAATAGCATAAATGTTAACAGGACAACACTTGTAAATAATGTTGGAAGTACTAATAGAAATAACAATACAACAAGTTATGTATTTAATGGAAATAACAATGGTAGGACAGTAAATTATGTAATCAGAAACTCAAATAACCATAACATATCAAACAACACAGATAGAATGcctcataattatttaggTAGAAATATAATAGTTGAACAAGTATTAACAATAAATCATGAGGataatggaaatataaatacaaatttaagagtaaacaataatattttatacaatgAAAGAGtgcaaaatgaaaatataaatcaaaaCACATATCATTCTACAGTGCTTAAAGAGAAAATTGATTTTTTAGTTGTTCCTTTtgatatagaaaaaaataagaacaataacttaaaattatgttccatatgttatgaaaattataaacataatGAACCTCTAATATTCTTACCATGCACacataattttcataaagAATGTATAATTGAATggattaataaaaaattgactTGTCCTATTTGCAAAATTGATATAAAAtccttttaa
- a CDS encoding zinc finger protein, putative encodes MDIQSNIVNSMILSLKTCKDKNKYILLLNELLSLFPSHAEKSLKLCLKSKIKKYTLIKGKHQNRECYPHQHFVKLNRERYSKKTDSCFSDGAYNITRKKTKENLSKLKKKKTKINFFIVSGDNQKYIVLKNSCSCFYFKEKVLCDSRDVLCKHILSVILAECFNNYTQFFLDSSIFFEYYLKMMNTETYDKIRNKEM; translated from the exons ATGGATATTCAATCGAATATTGTAAACTCCATGATATTGTCATTAAAAACCTGCAAagataaaaacaaat ATATATTGCTACTAAATGAACTGCTCTCACTATTTCCATCACATGCTGAAAAAAGTTTAAAACTATGCttaaaatcaaaaataaaaaagtatacaCTAATAAAAGGAAAACACCAAAATAGAGAATGCTATCCACACCAGCATTTCGTAAAACTAAATAGGGAAAGATATTCTAAAAAAACAGACTCCTGTTTTAGTGATGGAGCTTATAATATTactagaaaaaaaacaaaagaaaatttaagCAAActcaaaaagaaaaagacaaaaataaattttttcatagtTTCGGGAGATaaccaaaaatatatagtacTAAAAAACTCTTGttcatgtttttattttaaagaaaaagtaTTATGTGATAGTCGTGACGTATTATgcaaacatattttatctgTTATCTTAGCAGaatgttttaataattacacacagttttttttagattcttctatattttttgaatattacCTTAAAATGATGAACACTGAAACATATGACAAAATACgtaataaagaaatgtGA
- a CDS encoding eukaryotic translation initiation factor 4E, putative codes for MKYLTFNKSSRDAFDLNEKIEATKIDLSNPLLLQYNWVIWEQVSDNKIKQSNNYKDYTRPLAKFNSVQKFWQLWNRLPQPSDLLTQRSMTRFSDDGIFRIVDALMIFRDNIQPMWEDPANAGGGHFEYKILPKDFPYSQIDEFWNNLVLAIIGCSLKHYDLITGIRLVDKLSTTRYGYIRIEIWYTTITDESVRNHLRKDLEEHMCNRIDGSHVYPPRVKSLSHVHK; via the coding sequence ATGAAGTACCTAACTTTTAATAAGAGCAGCAGAGATGCATttgatttaaatgaaaaaattgaagCTACGAAGATCGATTTATCAAATCCCTTGTTATTACAATACAATTGGGTAATATGGGAACAAGTTtctgataataaaattaaacaaagtaataattataaggaTTATACAAGGCCATTAGCAAAATTTAATAGTGTTCAAAAATTTTGGCAATTATGGAATAGGTTACCTCAACCAAGTGATTTACTTACCCAAAGAAGTATGACCAGATTTTCAGATGATGGGATATTTCGTATTGTTGATGCTCTTATGATTTTTAGAGATAATATTCAACCTATGTGGGAAGACCCAGCCAATGCTGGAGGAGGacattttgaatataagaTATTACCAAAAGATTTTCCATATAGCCAAATAGATGAATTTTGGAATAATCTTGTTCTTGCAATTATTGGGTGTAGTTTAAAACATTATGACTTAATAACAGGAATTAGATTAGTAGATAAATTAAGTACCACACGATATGGTTATATAAGAATAGAAATATGGTATACCACAATAACAGATGAAAGTGTTAGAAATCATTTAAGAAAAGACCTTGAAGAGCACATGTGTAATCGTATAGATGGTTCGCATGTTTATCCCCCAAGAGTAAAAAGTCTTAGTCACGTACATAAGTAA
- a CDS encoding circumsporozoite- and TRAP-related protein, putative, with protein MNKKFVLALSYLVLCVHFIIASTKGNQDEFNGGKIVRNSFLQKSLSRSQPPCVGDACFCQSYYDLTLILDESGSIQKKHWVKYVVPFTEQIVKGLKIGENDIHVGILLFALKNRDYITFDNDIRYKKTELLKKVNDLNDDYRAGGDTYILEALKYSLKKYSMNQNARDDAPKVTILFTDGNDRHANKSQFHKMHSEYRDNHVKLLVLGVSAAEEKKLKVIAGCEEKGSCPSAMKAEWETINNITNKLTNKICDTESESNERPEPSAPTPCIGDDCFCQDYYDLTLILDDSVSITVYKWNKEVIPFAEKLVSSLNISKDKVHVGIMRFSKDVITDVDYSQDTRYIKSDLINVVQDLNKKYRYGSRTNIVDALDYSLKNFTRHPNSRKNAPKVTILFTDGNDTSKTLAEERYMGILYRYEKIRLILVGVGQASPLDLYALADCEYGKDCPQVIECKWNELTGITPVVTDKICDLESPVVPNPAETPVTPVVPNPAETPESPVVPNPAETPESPVVPNPAETPGSPDVPNPSETPGSSVVTNPDNAVSCQNDEDCYCKDFYDVTLILDESASIGESRWTMEVIPFAKDVINNLNIGYNSVHAGILLFSHYALDLVPFSDAARYNKDSLINRIDSLKTNYGNGHESFIVKTLKYALYNYTKGSDRTNAPKITMLFTDGNDSSESDIEMYNIGSLYRTERVKLLVIGVSMASESKLKQLVGCAQNVPCPFVIKTEWGTLDPLSKVFVDKICDTGAILPPESNKPEPEAPAPPCIGNDCFCHDIYDLTVILDESGSIGANNWERQVYPFTEKFLNNLEISEKNVHVGIMLFAQYNRDFVKFSDKESYDKEHLMTHVKTLKKSYKSGGYTYIISALNYGLVNYTRHADSRSDVPKVTMLFTDGNNTDPGDKLLSDASLLYKQENVKLLVVGVGASTMANLRLLAGCHKTDGNCPLATKTEWDNLQDISKLMADKICNAETPEIEEPESTCIGDECLCEDYFDLTFVAVPSSSKDYKKRTGLINYAKNIISMFNIGKKNVHVSISIYLGTKGITRDFDDAIASDKKGLLRVLDQMDNYFSEDKTNISEALEIGLKQTFGNGHREKAPKIALLLTDSNNDAYERSKLESISKNYTDKGVKLLVIGKVDLSKEILFVAGGCDINNDTCPNVLIYNSFINDNSAEKFIGGNICDSNSGNGESGASPLPPSIQQCEDELCEECDDDMCDNNPVCKKAMDIVIALDQSRGITNLQWKDYVKPFMVNIVKQNYLSKSRSHVTIVKMNRSRSREQWSLYRKLSYKKNRILKKIDKLRMSYSNKIKLADNLKYIRTKTFNRTPANKKKLIIMLVEGKSNSDLNELRREVELLKLNKITLYVYAIDNIDEKEYKILGDCEKSSSICENIVKVSWENLLSSVDIHNKFICNKYPEDAECSEWGEWSACPQLSCDRAVSKRERKQPFYTVKEEGYNGTDYGDSCMDLGSIEYRSCPIKDECNAVCGDFGEWSQCSTSCGDGIRVRTRDVSPDNEICQSFNKTEIEPCNIQSCGTTEICEDIGDWGEWSSCSKTCGYSIRERKFTIFPESIDEHSYCEHFEKIETEVCSVPKCENEECFDWEDWSEWSAPCGPRKRVQRPRLYKNRFSSSSTIPSPNGRKNDNCEDFYQDKIEYDEESTCPDNSCGNWTDWSECDRPCNVGVRIRHFITNTVGFNGEDDECLDNYNKIETEPCLDLPVCDSGECNDWETWVDCKTDKDSYTCHIPNKKILTRKLDLLKNPKSGTSESCNDYSLFREEDCPTGNAPCVDALCNEWDEWGSCSETCGLNSFRIRRRKEPLELIPASSDIDGNIGLTCEEQNVRIEEKQACNVPACAPPVAGGSNNGGNSGGNSGESGSGNEGFGTGEKISMAAGIIGLVGLAAGGLIYGYNTLNGGETPHNSNMEFENVENNDGVIDEENEDFEVIDANDPMWN; from the coding sequence atgaacaaaaaatttgtGTTAGCATTGTCTTATTTAGTACTTTGTgtgcattttattatagcAAGCACAAAAGGAAACCAAGATGAATTTAACGGGGGGAAAATTGTAAGAAATTCGTTTCTTCAAAAAAGTTTATCAAGAAGTCAACCACCATGCGTAGGTGATGCGTGTTTTTGTCAAAGTTATTACGATTTAACTTTGATTTTAGATGAATCGGGGAGTatccaaaaaaaacattggGTAAAGTACGTTGTTCCATTTACAGAACAAATTGTAAAGGGCTTAAAAATAGGGGAAAATGATATTCACGTGGGAATTTTACTATTTGCCTTGAAGAATAGAGATTATATTACTTTTGATAATGATATACGATACAAAAAAACTGAACTTttgaaaaaagtaaatgaTTTAAATGACGATTACCGTGCAGGAGGAgacacatatattttagaaGCTTTAAAGTATtcattgaaaaaatattcaatgAACCAAAATGCAAGGGATGATGCACCAAAGGTAACAATACTATTCACCGATGGAAATGATAGACATGCAAATAAGTCTCAATTTCATAAAATGCATTCCGAATATCGAGACAACCATGTAAAATTGTTAGTTTTGGGTGTTTCAGCTGCAgaagagaaaaaattaaaagttaTAGCTGGATGTGAAGAGAAGGGCAGTTGTCCAAGTGCTATGAAAGCAGAATGGGaaacaataaataacataacaaataaattaactaataaaatatgtgatACAGAATCTGAGTCCAATGAAAGGCCAGAACCATCTGCCCCAACTCCATGTATTGGGGATGATTGCTTTTGCCAAGATTATTATGATTTAACTTTAATTTTAGATGATTCAGTGAGCATTACAGTATATAAATGGAACAAAGAGGTTATTCCCTTTGCAGAAAAACTTGTAAGTAgtttaaatataagtaaAGATAAAGTACATGTAGGAATTATGCGTTTTTCAAAAGATGTAATAACTGATGTTGATTATAGTCAAGATACaagatatataaaaagtgaTTTGATAAATGTAGTTCAAGatctaaataaaaagtatagaTATGGATCACGTACCAATATCGTGGATGCATTAGATTATTCTCTAAAAAACTTCACAAGACATCCAAATAGCAGGAAAAATGCACCTAAAGTAACAATACTTTTTACTGATGGAAATGATACTTCTAAAACGTTAGCAGAAGAACGCTATATGggaatattatatagatatgaaaaaataaggcTAATTTTAGTAGGAGTTGGCCAAGCATCTCCACTTgatttatatgcattagCGGATTGTGAATATGGTAAGGATTGCCCACAAGTTATAGAATGTAAATGGAATGAGTTAACGGGTATAACACCAGTTGTTACAGACAAAATATGTGATCTAGAATCACCCGTTGTTCCAAACCCAGCTGAGACTCCTGTAACACCAGTTGTTCCAAATCCAGCTGAGACTCCTGAATCACCAGTTGTTCCAAATCCAGCTGAGACTCCTGAATCACCAGTTGTTCCAAATCCAGCTGAGACCCCTGGATCACCAGATGTTCCCAATCCATCTGAGACCCCTGGATCATCCGTTGTTACAAATCCAGATAACGCTGTATCTTGCcaaaatgatgaagattGTTATTGTAAAGATTTTTATGATGTTACATTAATTTTAGACGAATCAGCAAGTATAGGCGAATCTAGATGGACTATGGAAGTTATTCCATTTGCAAAAGATgttataaacaatttaaatataggTTATAATTCCGTACATGCAGgaattttacttttttctcATTACGCTTTGGATCTTGTTCCATTTTCCGATGCAGCACGATACAATAAGGATAGCCTTATAAACAGAATAGATagtttaaaaacaaattatggAAATGGACATGAATCATTTATTGTTAAAACATTAAAGTatgcattatataattacacAAAAGGCTCAGATAGAACTAATGCACCTAAAATAACAATGTTGTTTACTGATGGCAATGATTCGAGTGAATCTGATATTgaaatgtataatatagGATCATTGTATAGAACAGAAAGAGTAAAATTATTAGTAATAGGTGTTTCTATGGCTAGTGAAAGTAAACTAAAGCAATTAGTAGGTTGTGCACAAAATGTACCTTGCCCATTTGTTATTAAAACAGAATGGGGAACTTTAGACCCTCTATCAAAGGTATTTGTTGACAAAATATGTGATACAGGAGCAATATTACCACCAGAAAGTAATAAACCTGAGCCAGAAGCACCTGCTCCACCATGCATAGGAAATGATTGTTTTTGCcatgatatatatgatttaaCAGTAATATTAGATGAATCAGGAAGTATAGGAGCTAATAATTGGGAAAGGCAAGTTTACCCATTTACTGAAAAATTTCTTAACAACTTAGAAATATCTGAGAAGAATGTTCATGTTGGAATCATGCTATTTGCACAATATAATAGAGATTTTGTTAAGTTTTCTGACAAAGAAAGTTATGATAAAGAACATTTGATGACCCACGTAAAGACCTTAAAAAAGTCTTATAAATCAGGAggatatacatatataatatcgGCTCTAAATTACGGTTTAGTAAATTATACACGCCATGCAGATAGTAGATCAGATGTACCTAAAGTGACAATGCTATTTACTGATGGAAATAACACTGATCCAGGAGATAAATTATTGTCCGATGCAAGTttgttatataaacaaGAAAACGTAAAACTTCTAGTCGTTGGTGTTGGCGCATCTACTATGGCCAACTTACGATTACTTGCAGGTTGCCACAAAACAGATGGAAATTGCCCACTTGCTACGAAAACCGAATGGGACAATCTTCAagatatatcaaaattaaTGGCTGACAAGATATGTAATGCAGAGACTCCAGAAATTGAAGAGCCAGAATCTACATGTATAGGCGATGAATGTCTATGTGAggattattttgatttaacATTTGTTGCCGTTCCATCAAGTAGCAAAGATTATAAAAAGAGAACCGGACTTATAAATTAtgctaaaaatataattagcATGTTTAAcattggaaaaaaaaatgtgcatGTATCgatttctatatatttaggAACAAAAGGTATCACCAGAGATTTCGATGATGCCATAGCATCTGATAAAAAAGGATTATTAAGAGTATTAGACCAAAtggataattatttttctgaGGATAAAACAAACATATCTGAAGCTTTAGAAATAGGATTAAAGCAAACATTTGGAAATGGCCATAGAGAAAAAGCTCCCAAAATTGCTTTGTTACTTACAGATAGTAATAATGATGCATATGAAAGAAGTAAACTTGAGagtatatcaaaaaattatacagaTAAAGGTGTTAAACTTTTAGTAATAGGAAAAGTGGATTTATCTAAGGAAATTTTATTCGTTGCAGGAGGAtgtgatataaataatgatacaTGCCCAAATgtacttatatataatagtttCATTAATGATAATAGCGCTGAAAAATTTATAGGAGGAAACATATGTGATAGTAACAGTGGTAATGGAGAATCAGGAGCTTCCCCTTTACCTCCAAGTATTCAACAATGTGAAGATGAATTGTGTGAAGAATGTGATGATGATATGTGTGATAACAACCCTGTATGTAAAAAAGCTATGGATATAGTTATAGCATTAGATCAATCCAGAGGAATTACTAATTTACAATGGAAAGATTATGTAAAACCATTTATGGTAAATATAGTTAAGCAAAACTATTTATCCAAAAGTAGATCACATGTAACGAtagtaaaaatgaatagaAGTAGAAGTAGAGAACAATGGAgtttatatagaaaattaagttataaaaaaaatagaattcttaaaaaaatcgacAAATTACGAATGTCCTATtccaataaaataaagttgGCAGataatttgaaatatataagaacAAAAACTTTTAACAGGACCCctgcaaataaaaaaaaattaattataatgttAGTTGAAGGTAAATCAAATAGTGATTTAAATGAATTGAGAAGAGAAGTTGAACTTttgaaattaaataaaataactttatatgtatatgcaaTAGATAATATTGACGAAaaggaatataaaatacttGGAGATTGTGAAAAATCATCTTCTATATGTGAAAATATAGTGAAAGTATCTTgggaaaatttattatcttcTGTAGacatacataataaatttatttgcaATAAATACCCCGAAGATGCAGAGTGTTCCGAATGGGGCGAATGGAGTGCATGCCCTCAATTATCATGTGATAGAGCTGTTAGTAAAAGAGAAAGAAAGCAACCATTTTATACAGTAAAGGAAGAAGGCTATAACGGCACTGACTATGGAGATTCATGTATGGATTTAGGTTCCATAGAGTATAGATCATGCCCTATAAAAGATGAATGTAATGCTGTTTGTGGTGATTTTGGTGAATGGAGTCAATGTAGTACTTCCTGTGGAGATGGTATAAGAGTAAGAACCAGAGATGTATCACCAGACAATGAAATATGCCaatcatttaataaaactgAAATAGAACCATGTAATATTCAAAGTTGTGGCACTACAGAGATATGTGAAGATATTGGTGATTGGGGAGAATGGTCTTCTTGCTCAAAAACATGTGGATATTCTATTAGAGAAAGaaaatttacaatttttccAGAAAGTATAGACGAACATTCTTATTGTGAGCATTTTGAGAAAATTGAGACAGAGGTATGTTCAGTTCCAAAATgtgaaaatgaagaatGTTTTGATTGGGAAGATTGGAGTGAATGGTCAGCACCATGTGGACCCAGAAAAAGAGTTCAAAGACCCcgtttatataaaaatagatttTCAAGCTCATCAACTATTCCTAGTCCAAATGGtagaaaaaatgataattgtGAAGATTTTTATCAAGATAAAATTGAATATGATGAAGAATCTACTTGTCCTGATAATTCATGTGGTAATTGGACAGACTGGTCCGAATGTGATCGACCATGTAATGTTGGAGTGAGAATAAGACACTTTATTACAAATACAGTTGGCTTTAATGGAGAAGATGATGAATGCTtagataattataataaaatagaaacAGAACCATGTTTAGATTTACCTGTATGTGATTCTGGAGAATGTAATGATTGGGAAACATGGGTTGATTGTAAAACAGACAAGGATTCCTACACCTGCCATAtcccaaataaaaaaatcctTACAAGAAAATTAGACTTATTAAAGAATCCCAAAAGTGGTACATCAGAATCTTGTAATGATTATTCTCTTTTTAGAGAAGAAGATTGCCCAACAGGAAATGCCCCTTGTGTTGATGCTTTATGCAATGAATGGGATGAATGGGGAAGCTGTTCAGAAACATGTGGATTGAACTCATTCAGAATTAGAAGAAGAAAAGAACCATTAGAGTTAATACCAGCCTCTTCAGATATCGATGGAAATATCGGTTTAACTTGTGAAGAACAAAATGTACGAATTGAAGAAAAACAAGCTTGTAATGTTCCTGCTTGTGCACCTCCCGTTGCAGGTGGATCGAATAATGGTGGAAACAGTGGTGGAAATAGTGGTGAAAGTGGTAGTGGGAATGAGGGTTTTGGTACAGGTGAGAAAATTTCAATGGCTGCAGGTATAATTGGATTAGTAGGTTTAGCAGCTGGGGGTTTAATATATGGTTATAATACATTAAATGGAGGAGAGACCCCACATAACTCTAATATGGAATTTGAAAatgttgaaaataatgatggtGTGATTGAcgaagaaaatgaagattTTGAAGTTATCGATGCAAATGATCCCATGTGGAATtaa